A genomic segment from Pseudalkalibacillus hwajinpoensis encodes:
- a CDS encoding TetR/AcrR family transcriptional regulator, protein MTKKEILARDRILIAAKTLFYKKGYEQVTVREIAKEADCSHTSIYVYFNDKQKLLEELAEKPLDKLIKEMNAILTNEKFSPEQKLIRTSQTFVHFGLFYRNLYQAFVTFDASRVDLTSTKWELNKTRLRLFDSLKSAVKENFTDWGEAQLLEFSRMIYYMLHGIIMTYKDVEERVIQIERRVFPIVKQSVHYFVKGVMASENPQGIS, encoded by the coding sequence AAAAACCCTGTTTTATAAGAAAGGTTATGAACAGGTAACCGTACGAGAAATTGCAAAAGAAGCGGATTGCTCCCATACGAGTATATACGTGTATTTTAATGACAAACAAAAATTACTAGAAGAATTAGCAGAGAAACCCTTAGATAAATTAATAAAAGAAATGAATGCGATTTTAACGAACGAAAAGTTCTCACCAGAGCAAAAACTCATAAGAACATCACAAACCTTTGTTCACTTCGGTTTATTTTATAGGAATTTGTACCAAGCCTTTGTAACATTTGATGCTAGTAGAGTGGATTTAACTTCAACAAAATGGGAGTTAAATAAGACGAGATTAAGGCTCTTTGATTCATTAAAATCAGCAGTTAAGGAAAACTTTACGGATTGGGGTGAAGCCCAACTACTTGAGTTCAGTCGAATGATTTATTATATGCTTCATGGAATCATCATGACATATAAAGATGTGGAAGAACGTGTGATTCAAATTGAAAGAAGAGTATTTCCAATTGTTAAACAGTCGGTCCATTATTTTGTTAAAGGAGTGATGGCAAGTGAAAATCCTCAGGGTATCTCCTAA
- a CDS encoding MBL fold metallo-hydrolase: MKILRVSPNIYKIEAWFFMKMSAWIVTVDDGIYLVDTGMPFMRKRILSEAEKLGSLKGILLTHGHSDHVGGVNKIVEAENVPVFAHQNDIKHMEGKEPFPGRKKTEKLVQPGIVQPLEKLDDGIFKKIANLIPIHTPGHSPGHVVYYHEKDRILIGGDLFTSKKGKLQKPIAMFTSNMNEAVKSGRIVKELKPKSVSICHGNDIDVPHKQIDQYLTKFT, from the coding sequence GTGAAAATCCTCAGGGTATCTCCTAACATATATAAAATCGAAGCTTGGTTTTTTATGAAAATGAGTGCATGGATTGTAACAGTTGATGATGGAATATATCTTGTTGACACTGGAATGCCCTTTATGAGAAAGAGAATTTTAAGCGAAGCTGAAAAGTTAGGTTCTTTAAAAGGAATTCTCTTAACTCACGGTCATTCCGACCATGTAGGTGGAGTAAATAAAATTGTTGAAGCAGAAAATGTTCCTGTGTTTGCTCATCAAAACGATATCAAGCACATGGAAGGAAAAGAACCTTTCCCTGGTAGAAAAAAAACAGAAAAGCTTGTCCAACCAGGCATCGTCCAACCACTAGAAAAATTAGATGATGGTATATTTAAAAAGATAGCGAACCTAATTCCTATTCATACGCCTGGCCACTCTCCTGGACACGTAGTGTATTACCATGAGAAGGATCGTATTCTTATTGGTGGAGATTTGTTTACCTCTAAAAAAGGGAAACTACAAAAACCCATAGCTATGTTTACTTCAAATATGAACGAAGCTGTAAAGAGTGGCCGTATCGTAAAAGAATTGAAACCCAAATCTGTTAGTATTTGTCACGGGAATGACATTGATGTGCCCCATAAACAAATAGATCAATATCTAACAAAATTTACATAA
- a CDS encoding thioesterase II family protein codes for MKLLCFHCAGGSSSMFKRWKLEGVEVISFDLPGRGKMGNLPLVENFNEATESLIAQVEETIQDGKPWGVFGHSMGALLAYDITRRLKHHDPLFRILSGVNPLQEYNGAVQVTREDDQTLMQKMGALGGIPDHLQKHPMFIKWFAPIVRADLSIVGTFVLKKESLPFPTYVINGTDDRIIDLTKIHLWNKCMDYPVIIKAINGDHFQILKHPEIIQSLLLKYVQVGAIS; via the coding sequence ATGAAGCTACTCTGTTTTCATTGCGCTGGAGGTTCTTCATCGATGTTCAAACGATGGAAACTGGAAGGTGTAGAAGTCATTTCGTTTGATTTACCTGGAAGAGGAAAAATGGGGAATTTGCCATTAGTAGAAAATTTTAATGAAGCGACTGAATCACTAATTGCTCAGGTAGAGGAAACCATACAAGACGGTAAACCTTGGGGGGTGTTTGGTCATAGCATGGGTGCGTTGCTGGCTTATGATATAACCAGGCGCTTAAAGCATCACGATCCTTTGTTTCGTATATTAAGTGGTGTGAATCCTTTACAGGAATACAATGGCGCCGTTCAAGTAACAAGGGAGGATGATCAAACATTAATGCAAAAGATGGGTGCTCTCGGAGGAATTCCAGACCATTTGCAAAAACACCCAATGTTTATAAAATGGTTTGCTCCAATCGTACGAGCAGATTTATCAATAGTGGGAACGTTCGTTCTTAAAAAAGAATCTTTACCTTTTCCTACATACGTCATTAATGGAACTGACGATCGAATTATAGATTTAACAAAAATCCATTTATGGAACAAATGTATGGATTACCCAGTGATCATAAAAGCGATAAATGGTGATCACTTTCAGATCCTCAAGCACCCAGAGATTATTCAATCCCTCCTGTTAAAGTACGTTCAAGTAGGTGCGATTAGTTGA
- a CDS encoding beta-ketoacyl-[acyl-carrier-protein] synthase family protein, giving the protein MKTFQIAVTGIGILSALGQNKKETFENMKQNQTGIDNIQSFDASKFISNIGAEIKGYEPSDHFSPEEQTSFDRCSQYAILSIQEALGEAKLAQENIETIGLAFGTCNGGLNSLEQQNGLSNLDSQLTKNYPFFQQGDSVAKHFHFNGPVMTLNTACAASGNAIGFACDMLQHGYADAMIAGGSDSMSSSVYAGFNALKALNDKPCSPYNHRYGLSLGEGSAFLVLEPLEKALGREAKIYSVINGYGLSSDAYHETAPEPEGKGILHAVQMAVAQGGVENERIEYINTHGTGTKANDPAELKGLQSFFGDGFKDINVSSSKAYFGHNLGAAAAIEYATTLLALEHGLLPATIHFEKAREGCETAKLVTNEMRAETPDYFLCNNSAFGGHNASILSKNVFHSPQTPIFDSNSETTKQSDVVICGFGTVHALANKSGSILSSFTTHSSPKTKLEFSLKEYNKALYERRMNPLTQYSIGACDLAIKNSLQDKEWSEDIGLVYGTSRGSLKSAEKYLGSILDRGIDNASGVYFPDMVLNSTAGKIAKKFRIKGFSSSHSSGGTDGLHAMLYGTLTIKDGKQKTVLVGAGDEASDLSTEIDRALHLTESTYETTEGSTFLTLADKEIAVQQGLDVYAKVKGFGMSFNSEDNLYQTIQNSISRCLYDANLTVSDVDFIFYHNNNVSDTDEFIRLKSELGGIPISTLNDTFGYMESNGSLYHTQAAVELLALTEEEQQEITRSLGWTNGQLKTGLILTTSINGNCMAMAISK; this is encoded by the coding sequence ATGAAAACATTCCAAATAGCAGTTACCGGAATTGGTATTCTATCAGCACTAGGTCAAAACAAAAAAGAAACCTTTGAAAATATGAAACAAAATCAAACAGGAATTGATAACATTCAGTCGTTTGATGCTAGTAAGTTTATTAGTAATATTGGTGCTGAAATTAAAGGCTATGAACCATCCGATCATTTTTCACCAGAAGAACAAACCTCCTTTGATCGCTGTTCCCAGTACGCCATTTTGTCCATTCAAGAGGCGTTAGGAGAAGCGAAACTAGCACAGGAAAACATTGAGACAATTGGTCTAGCTTTTGGAACGTGTAATGGGGGATTAAATTCACTTGAGCAGCAAAATGGATTATCGAATCTGGATAGTCAATTAACTAAAAATTATCCGTTTTTCCAACAAGGTGACTCTGTGGCAAAGCATTTCCACTTTAATGGTCCAGTGATGACTTTGAATACTGCATGTGCGGCAAGCGGAAATGCCATTGGATTTGCGTGCGACATGCTACAGCATGGATATGCTGATGCAATGATTGCAGGTGGATCAGACTCCATGTCGTCATCAGTTTACGCTGGGTTCAATGCATTAAAAGCATTGAACGATAAACCTTGCTCACCTTATAACCACAGATATGGTCTGAGTCTTGGTGAGGGATCCGCCTTTTTGGTATTAGAACCTCTTGAAAAAGCGCTTGGAAGAGAGGCGAAAATCTACTCGGTTATCAACGGTTATGGACTTAGTAGTGATGCATATCATGAAACTGCTCCGGAGCCAGAAGGAAAAGGAATCTTGCATGCAGTTCAAATGGCGGTGGCGCAGGGCGGTGTTGAAAACGAACGTATAGAATACATCAACACCCATGGGACAGGCACCAAGGCCAATGACCCTGCCGAGTTAAAAGGGCTACAATCCTTTTTCGGTGATGGATTTAAGGACATTAATGTCAGCTCTAGTAAAGCTTACTTTGGTCATAATCTGGGAGCAGCAGCTGCAATTGAATATGCCACTACCTTGTTAGCTTTAGAGCATGGCCTATTGCCAGCAACGATTCACTTTGAGAAAGCTAGGGAAGGCTGTGAAACTGCAAAACTTGTTACTAATGAAATGCGAGCCGAAACTCCAGACTACTTTTTATGTAACAATTCAGCTTTTGGCGGCCATAACGCTTCAATTCTATCAAAAAATGTCTTTCATTCTCCTCAAACACCTATCTTTGATAGTAATAGCGAAACAACAAAGCAATCAGACGTTGTTATTTGTGGATTTGGTACTGTTCACGCGTTAGCAAACAAATCCGGAAGCATCCTATCATCCTTCACTACTCATTCTTCTCCTAAGACTAAACTAGAATTTTCTTTAAAAGAATACAATAAAGCTCTTTACGAAAGACGTATGAATCCATTGACTCAATATAGTATTGGTGCCTGTGACCTCGCTATTAAGAATTCTTTGCAAGACAAAGAGTGGTCAGAAGATATCGGGCTCGTCTACGGGACCTCGAGAGGAAGCTTAAAGAGTGCAGAAAAGTATTTGGGCTCCATTCTTGATCGGGGCATTGATAACGCAAGTGGAGTTTACTTTCCTGACATGGTATTGAATTCCACAGCAGGGAAGATCGCCAAAAAATTCAGAATCAAAGGATTTAGCAGCTCCCATAGCTCTGGTGGAACCGATGGATTACACGCAATGCTATATGGAACGTTGACAATTAAAGATGGAAAACAAAAAACCGTTCTCGTCGGTGCAGGGGATGAGGCTTCGGATTTATCAACTGAAATTGACAGAGCTCTTCACTTAACTGAGAGTACGTATGAAACAACTGAAGGAAGTACTTTTTTAACATTAGCAGATAAGGAAATAGCAGTACAGCAAGGACTAGATGTATATGCTAAGGTCAAAGGATTTGGAATGAGCTTTAATTCTGAAGATAACCTCTACCAAACCATTCAAAATAGTATTTCCCGTTGTTTATATGATGCGAATCTAACAGTTTCTGATGTCGATTTTATATTCTATCATAACAACAATGTGTCCGATACTGACGAATTTATTAGACTGAAGTCAGAGCTTGGCGGCATACCAATTTCCACATTAAATGACACTTTCGGCTACATGGAGTCAAATGGCTCATTGTATCATACACAAGCTGCAGTTGAATTACTTGCCTTAACAGAGGAAGAGCAACAAGAGATCACTCGTTCACTAGGGTGGACGAATGGTCAGTTGAAAACAGGATTGATCCTAACAACTTCGATAAATGGTAATTGTATGGCGATGGCTATATCAAAATAA
- a CDS encoding phosphopantetheine-binding protein, with amino-acid sequence MKTLNDIKEIIKVNILIERLELEDIEADEIEDDEPLFGDGLGLDSVEALDVVSGVEAEFGILLQVLEEEEIRQHFYSVATLSAFVEEQLKETVNS; translated from the coding sequence ATGAAAACATTAAACGATATCAAAGAAATCATTAAGGTGAACATTTTAATTGAGAGATTGGAATTGGAAGACATTGAAGCTGATGAAATTGAAGACGATGAACCACTTTTTGGTGATGGTCTTGGATTAGATTCAGTTGAAGCGCTTGACGTTGTTTCTGGTGTAGAAGCCGAGTTTGGCATTCTTCTACAAGTGCTTGAAGAAGAAGAAATCCGCCAGCACTTCTATTCAGTTGCGACACTTTCTGCTTTTGTCGAGGAGCAATTAAAAGAAACAGTAAACAGCTAA
- a CDS encoding 3-oxoacyl-ACP reductase family protein, which translates to MLLKDKIAVVTGATRGIGKEIVQTFVKHGAFVIGIYANNDIAATEIEAELNAHGQKVHYIKGSVSDQAFVQSTIENVTNMYGTVDILVNNAGINRDQFIFKMEEKDWNQVISTNFSGSLNFCQAVLPFMEQQQKGKIVNVVSVTGVAGREAQTNYGASKGAIIGLTRLLARKYHSKGISINAIAPGMIETEMIHHVPEDKLSNFLRFTNAKKLGTTEEVAGNVLYLSSDLSDYVTDTVLKVDGGFLR; encoded by the coding sequence ATGCTTTTAAAAGATAAAATTGCCGTAGTGACAGGCGCAACTCGAGGAATTGGAAAAGAGATTGTTCAAACGTTTGTGAAGCATGGTGCTTTTGTTATCGGCATTTATGCAAACAATGATATTGCAGCAACAGAAATAGAGGCAGAATTAAATGCCCATGGCCAAAAAGTTCACTATATTAAGGGATCTGTTAGCGACCAAGCATTTGTACAATCTACAATCGAAAATGTAACTAACATGTATGGAACGGTCGATATCCTTGTCAACAATGCAGGGATTAACCGCGATCAGTTCATCTTTAAAATGGAAGAAAAAGATTGGAACCAGGTTATTTCCACCAACTTTTCTGGATCATTGAATTTTTGTCAAGCTGTTCTGCCATTTATGGAGCAACAACAAAAAGGCAAGATAGTCAATGTCGTATCTGTAACAGGGGTTGCCGGACGAGAAGCCCAGACGAATTACGGAGCATCAAAAGGCGCCATTATTGGGTTAACTCGACTTCTTGCTCGAAAGTATCACTCAAAAGGTATTTCAATTAATGCAATCGCACCTGGAATGATTGAAACGGAAATGATTCATCATGTACCGGAAGATAAACTTTCCAATTTCCTTCGTTTTACAAATGCAAAAAAGTTAGGAACAACAGAAGAAGTTGCCGGAAACGTTCTGTACCTTTCAAGCGATTTAAGTGACTATGTAACCGATACCGTCTTAAAAGTGGACGGAGGATTCTTAAGGTAG
- a CDS encoding SDR family NAD(P)-dependent oxidoreductase, whose protein sequence is MTTKYVLITNGEEKVNQLIASHFENKGYQCFLLFYDKKACEHYAVLNPNQKSIYIKSVEEHALQEKLLEALQGNPIDTLIHGNEMLNEESLFDQDPLKLNQIIVDTLNRIFVVSKVVVGQMVKPKKGKVIFPLFYDPLYYAGYPSSPILNQAKLSLMKCMSRELGAFKLNVNAMTFGYYNNEFEKVEKKSMKNKVEIFSLKPKLPTLEEYIPALGMLIEGPTELMGGENVHVGAGIETGI, encoded by the coding sequence ATGACAACTAAATACGTACTGATAACGAACGGAGAAGAAAAAGTTAATCAACTGATTGCGTCTCATTTCGAAAACAAAGGATATCAATGTTTCCTTCTATTTTACGATAAAAAAGCCTGCGAACATTATGCAGTACTAAACCCAAACCAAAAATCAATTTACATAAAAAGCGTTGAAGAACATGCATTGCAGGAAAAATTACTAGAAGCTCTACAAGGAAATCCAATCGATACTCTTATTCATGGAAATGAAATGCTTAATGAAGAGTCACTTTTTGATCAAGATCCATTAAAGCTTAATCAAATTATAGTTGATACACTTAACCGAATATTTGTCGTAAGCAAAGTCGTCGTTGGCCAAATGGTGAAGCCAAAAAAAGGAAAAGTTATCTTCCCACTCTTTTATGATCCACTTTATTACGCAGGTTATCCAAGCTCACCAATCTTAAATCAGGCAAAACTTTCATTAATGAAATGTATGTCGAGAGAACTAGGCGCTTTTAAATTAAATGTAAATGCAATGACATTTGGATACTACAATAACGAGTTTGAAAAAGTTGAAAAGAAGAGTATGAAAAATAAAGTCGAAATATTCAGTCTTAAACCCAAACTTCCAACTTTAGAAGAATATATCCCAGCTTTAGGCATGTTGATTGAAGGCCCGACTGAATTGATGGGAGGAGAGAATGTCCATGTTGGCGCAGGAATTGAAACAGGAATATAA
- a CDS encoding ketoacyl-ACP synthase III, producing MSMLAQELKQEYKVHKAVRMVGFGEYLPGEPVTNDQMEEVLSIRKDWIELMIGNVSRYFAVDFKERTVNFDLTDICTMAAERAIEDAGIEKTEIDIIVLSTATPDHLMPSTVNLIADRLGLSHIRTYQIQAGCSGALQGIDVATQFLTLGTYRHALVIGGDVCNKYMDLQRDFKKLRSSELINYALFGDGAGSVVLTNEDRDGLEIMHIQNYFEGLGKKPGQIMNWFGSIPENIHDLSKRDIRKQFQSANEDYKAIETSVPIMTKEVLEELLTDMNWTYEDVKYYLPPQLGWNMTKRIIESLGLDLDSTINCVQDTGNNGNALPYLQMKKLQNNLSPGDKVVGIAIESSKWIKTGITLIYKEGNRQ from the coding sequence ATGTCCATGTTGGCGCAGGAATTGAAACAGGAATATAAAGTACACAAAGCCGTACGGATGGTTGGTTTTGGAGAGTATTTGCCAGGTGAGCCCGTGACCAACGACCAAATGGAGGAAGTTCTATCCATTCGTAAAGATTGGATAGAGCTCATGATAGGAAATGTCTCACGTTATTTTGCAGTTGACTTTAAAGAGCGTACCGTTAATTTCGATTTGACGGACATTTGCACAATGGCTGCAGAGCGAGCTATAGAAGACGCGGGCATTGAGAAAACAGAAATTGACATTATCGTTCTTTCAACTGCCACCCCTGATCATTTAATGCCATCAACCGTAAATCTCATAGCTGACCGATTGGGGCTATCACATATTCGTACCTACCAAATTCAAGCCGGTTGCTCTGGTGCTCTTCAAGGAATTGATGTGGCAACTCAATTTTTAACCTTAGGTACTTATCGCCATGCGCTCGTTATTGGGGGAGATGTCTGCAATAAATACATGGATTTGCAGAGGGATTTCAAAAAGCTTCGTTCCTCAGAGCTGATTAATTATGCCCTTTTTGGGGACGGAGCAGGTTCAGTCGTATTGACGAACGAAGATCGAGACGGTTTAGAAATTATGCATATCCAAAATTATTTTGAAGGATTGGGCAAAAAACCAGGTCAGATTATGAATTGGTTTGGTTCGATTCCAGAAAACATTCATGATCTTAGTAAACGAGACATTCGTAAGCAATTCCAATCAGCAAATGAAGACTATAAAGCAATTGAAACATCAGTACCAATTATGACAAAGGAAGTATTGGAAGAATTGCTAACCGATATGAATTGGACTTATGAGGACGTTAAATATTATTTACCTCCCCAGCTTGGATGGAATATGACCAAAAGAATCATAGAATCACTTGGACTGGACTTAGACTCTACGATTAATTGTGTACAGGATACCGGGAACAATGGCAATGCACTACCATATCTGCAAATGAAAAAATTACAAAACAATTTATCCCCTGGTGACAAGGTTGTTGGTATAGCAATTGAATCTTCAAAGTGGATAAAGACAGGAATTACACTTATTTATAAAGAGGGCAATCGTCAATGA
- a CDS encoding HAD-IIIC family phosphatase yields MTEKEALKKLKELTRLYQNVNGNDVKHLLHQISTSAGQEKAGKLLEKIESDGVLAKVAFVGSHTTQGLDNITRYEASKRNLNIQLFTGGFNQWNLLMLKPGSDLEYFDPDVTVCSLDESIIYQHFGDRGWSTETLSYALDEALAEIKKVLTVYTNRMATTIVLHTIPMPLYDWKAVTNYREKQQVSMLWRQFNQNLLNLHTTLESVIVLDFEVLTQDVRETRDPRMKHYASMSYTANVWQVFSKEIASIVASIKGLTQKVLALDLDHTLWGGIIGDDGVHGVQLSKAFPGNQFFAFQQVIQRLQAQGILLTIVSKNDWDNVKDIFTSHDDMVLSEKDFVQISCNWRPKSESLANMASRLNLGRDSIVFVDDNPFERELVSSQLPEVTVIPLSQDPSLYIHDLLIDGYFNTMTSTDEDHKRLEKYKQIAKREELKEDSASIEEYLLQLEMKLDLFEVLSAHIPRITQLSQRTNQFNMTTNRLTESEVAVISNSESSSIYGFRLKDKFGDNGIVGYVHVKKEEHRWLIENFVMSCRVFQRNVESEVLRLILENAKSQGVSEVIGNYQPSQKNKLVSDFYQNNGFEFVDYGENSTCWVYLFKKEIEKVEWIQLTASEEGMSV; encoded by the coding sequence ATGACCGAGAAGGAAGCACTAAAAAAGCTGAAAGAGCTAACCAGACTATATCAAAACGTGAATGGCAATGACGTAAAACATTTACTACACCAAATTTCGACATCCGCAGGACAAGAAAAAGCTGGTAAGTTACTTGAAAAAATAGAGAGTGATGGCGTTCTAGCTAAGGTTGCTTTCGTCGGTAGTCACACTACTCAAGGTCTCGACAACATAACAAGATATGAGGCTTCAAAAAGAAACCTCAATATCCAATTATTTACGGGTGGATTTAACCAATGGAACTTGCTTATGCTCAAGCCTGGAAGCGACTTAGAATACTTTGATCCAGATGTTACGGTTTGCTCTCTTGATGAATCGATCATTTATCAGCATTTTGGCGATAGAGGATGGTCAACAGAGACTTTATCATATGCCCTTGACGAAGCCTTGGCAGAGATTAAAAAGGTATTAACGGTTTACACCAATCGGATGGCGACGACCATTGTTCTTCATACCATTCCTATGCCTTTATACGATTGGAAGGCCGTAACAAATTATAGAGAAAAGCAGCAAGTAAGTATGCTTTGGAGGCAGTTCAACCAAAATCTATTGAACCTTCATACTACCTTAGAAAGTGTTATTGTCTTAGACTTCGAAGTACTCACTCAAGACGTGCGAGAAACCCGTGATCCACGCATGAAGCATTATGCTTCGATGAGCTATACCGCAAATGTATGGCAAGTGTTTTCGAAAGAGATAGCTTCCATTGTGGCTTCAATTAAAGGACTAACCCAAAAGGTCCTTGCTTTAGATTTAGACCATACACTTTGGGGCGGCATCATTGGAGATGATGGAGTGCATGGGGTTCAGCTTTCAAAGGCGTTCCCGGGCAATCAATTTTTTGCCTTTCAACAAGTGATTCAACGACTGCAAGCACAAGGAATTCTATTAACAATTGTGAGCAAGAACGACTGGGACAATGTAAAAGATATTTTCACTTCTCATGATGACATGGTTCTTTCTGAAAAAGATTTTGTTCAAATTTCTTGCAACTGGAGACCCAAATCAGAAAGTCTTGCTAACATGGCGAGTCGCTTAAATCTTGGAAGAGATAGCATTGTTTTTGTGGATGACAATCCGTTTGAAAGAGAGCTTGTTTCCAGCCAACTACCAGAGGTGACGGTCATCCCTTTGTCACAGGACCCTAGTCTTTATATTCACGACCTTTTGATTGATGGATATTTCAATACGATGACCTCAACAGACGAAGATCATAAAAGGTTAGAGAAATATAAACAAATTGCGAAAAGAGAAGAGCTAAAAGAAGACTCCGCTTCTATTGAAGAGTACCTATTACAGTTGGAAATGAAACTGGACTTATTTGAAGTTCTTTCAGCTCACATTCCTAGAATTACTCAACTATCGCAGCGAACTAATCAATTTAATATGACAACAAATCGGCTTACAGAAAGCGAAGTGGCCGTTATCTCGAACAGTGAAAGCAGTAGTATATATGGGTTCCGCCTAAAAGATAAGTTTGGGGATAACGGGATCGTTGGCTATGTCCATGTCAAAAAAGAAGAGCATAGGTGGTTAATTGAGAATTTTGTAATGAGCTGTCGAGTTTTCCAGCGAAATGTAGAAAGCGAAGTACTGCGACTTATCCTAGAAAACGCAAAATCGCAGGGAGTATCCGAGGTTATTGGGAATTATCAACCAAGCCAAAAAAACAAATTGGTTTCTGACTTTTATCAAAATAATGGCTTTGAGTTCGTGGACTATGGTGAGAATTCTACTTGCTGGGTATATCTATTCAAGAAGGAAATTGAGAAAGTGGAATGGATTCAGCTTACAGCATCAGAAGAAGGGATGAGCGTATAA
- a CDS encoding acyl carrier protein, protein MITSVQQSIIEVVAEILECEEQELSMGYRKEENDEWDSVNTLRMFTSIEAEFNVRLSMEQFLNVETIQDIVSLIEAEKHDH, encoded by the coding sequence GTGATCACAAGTGTACAACAATCGATTATTGAAGTAGTGGCTGAAATACTAGAATGTGAAGAACAGGAATTATCCATGGGCTATCGTAAAGAAGAAAACGATGAGTGGGATTCGGTGAATACACTCCGTATGTTCACAAGTATTGAAGCTGAGTTCAATGTTCGTCTTAGTATGGAGCAATTTCTTAATGTGGAAACCATTCAGGACATTGTTAGTTTAATAGAGGCAGAAAAACATGACCATTAA
- a CDS encoding 2-oxo acid dehydrogenase subunit E2, producing the protein MTIKKQWLPPVRRHTFHFLEQAREVQAIYLNMDVEASKLKESRANHKQNNYSVSYVSYVISAISRAIEKFPEVNTSVQGKWRPKYISYDQVHAKFTINKQVGNQQIVVSNVIPKSNEQSIHMIQEHIDRMKQMPFERGNAFESVRKLQSLPVWLGRIIYKQILKNPDKRLKTQGSFTVTSLGHLPVQQLYPITSNTICFGIGGITEKPIIKDGAIIVTSILPLSMTFDHRAIDGALAAEFLNEVKTNLENWEEQQWQDDQKNLSMMSS; encoded by the coding sequence ATGACCATTAAAAAGCAATGGTTGCCTCCTGTACGAAGGCATACATTTCATTTTCTTGAACAGGCACGTGAGGTACAGGCAATTTATTTGAATATGGATGTAGAGGCATCGAAACTCAAAGAATCTAGAGCCAATCACAAACAAAATAACTACTCCGTTAGCTATGTTAGCTATGTAATTTCAGCTATCTCTAGAGCTATTGAGAAGTTTCCTGAAGTAAACACAAGTGTCCAGGGCAAGTGGCGCCCGAAATACATTTCGTACGATCAAGTCCATGCAAAGTTTACAATCAATAAGCAAGTAGGAAATCAGCAAATTGTCGTATCGAATGTGATTCCAAAATCTAATGAACAGTCGATTCACATGATTCAAGAACACATCGATCGGATGAAACAGATGCCCTTTGAAAGAGGGAACGCTTTTGAATCGGTACGAAAGCTCCAAAGCTTGCCTGTCTGGCTTGGTAGGATCATCTATAAACAAATTTTAAAAAATCCAGACAAACGCTTAAAAACACAAGGTAGCTTCACAGTAACCTCCTTGGGTCATTTACCTGTTCAACAATTATACCCAATTACATCCAACACAATTTGTTTTGGCATTGGGGGCATTACTGAAAAACCAATTATCAAAGATGGAGCAATTATCGTCACATCAATTCTGCCTCTAAGTATGACCTTTGACCACCGTGCAATTGATGGTGCTTTAGCAGCAGAGTTTTTAAATGAAGTAAAAACAAATTTAGAGAATTGGGAGGAACAACAATGGCAAGACGACCAAAAAAATCTGAGTATGATGTCATCGTAA